Proteins found in one Triticum aestivum cultivar Chinese Spring chromosome 4D, IWGSC CS RefSeq v2.1, whole genome shotgun sequence genomic segment:
- the LOC123098139 gene encoding putative F-box/LRR-repeat/kelch-repeat protein At1g11620 codes for MAAKETERRSFGDLPEELIPEILACVPPKHLLRFRAACKAWCDLAADPAFIRKHHSRQPAQPLLLAYDEHCLEAVNLGTNRRRAVMRVTVSGRVPSIGSDALALHGSCDGLLLLGFRETFLVCNPATRQGARLRLLFRDGPEFVGFYRHAASGEYRVLYHLVEGLDGEYSYYVLSLGSQQAIRDIELLASSAAVAAGLARGLESSSTSPPVLFRGRLHWRPQRSQGGNILVFDTDAESFSWIPPPAEAMLGERHHAQLFEMDGTLAMFCCHQSAQKSVIWFMEDYEQMNWVKHPVELSFTPAYDPAVLYQGGDVLVLESDMLVLESPGKLSHYDKMDKLQGSVNCFARGLRITPHVLKESLILPEFLRKQQNDGTCQWFPELEFP; via the coding sequence ATGGCGGCGAAGGAAACCGAACGACGTTCCTTCGGCGACCTCCCCGAGGAGCTGATCCCGGAGATCCTCGCCTGCGTGCCGCCCAAGCACCTCCTCCGCTTCCGCGCCGCCTGCAAGGCCTGGTGcgacctcgccgccgaccccgccttcATCCGCAAGCACCACTCCCGCCAGCCAGCGCAGCCCCTCCTCCTGGCTTACGACGAGCACTGCCTCGAGGCCGTCAACCTCGGCACCAACAGGCGCCGGGCGGTCATGCGGGTTACGGTGTCTGGCCGCGTGCCCTCCATCGGCTCCGACGCGCTCGCGCTCCACGGCTCCTGCGACGGCCTGCTCCTCCTCGGCTTCCGCGAGACCTTCCTCGTCTGCAACCCCGCCACGCGCCAAGGTGCTCGCCTGCGGCTGCTGTTTCGTGATGGCCCGGAATTCGTGGGGTTCTACAGGCACGCCGCTTCTGGGGAGTACCGGGTGCTGTACCACCTGGTCGAGGGCCTCGACGGGGAGTACTCCTACTACGTCCTCTCGCTGGGATCCCAGCAGGCGATCAGGGACATCGAGCTGCTCgcgtcgtcggccgccgtggccgccgggCTGGCCAGAGGGCTGGAGAGCTCCAGCACATCGCCGCCCGTCCTCTTCCGCGGCAGGCTGCACTGGCGGCCGCAACGGAGCCAAGGGGGCAACATTCTGGTGTTCGACACCGATGCTGAGTCATTCAGCTGGATCCCTCCTCCCGCGGAGGCGATGCTGGGCGAGCGCCACCACGCGCAGCTGTTTGAGATGGACGGCACGCTTGCCATGTTCTGCTGCCACCAATCTGCACAGAAGTCTGTTATCTGGTTCATGGAGGACTACGAGCAGATGAACTGGGTCAAGCACCCGGTTGAGCTGTCCTTCACACCTGCTTATGATCCGGCTGTCCTGTATCAAGGGGGGGATGTGCTGGTGCTGGAATCGGATATGCTGGTGTTAGAAAGCCCGGGCAAGCTGTCGCATTATGATAAGATGGATAAACTTCAGGGATCTGTCAACTGTTTTGCTCGGGGCCTCAGAATTACTCCACATGTGCTCAAAGAGAGCCTCATCCTCCCTGAGTTCCTTCGGAAGCAGCAGAATGACGGTACCTGCCAATGGTTCCCCGAGCTTGAGTTTCCCTGA